In Phycisphaerae bacterium RAS1, the genomic window CAGGTTCTGATAGGCCGCGTAGCTGCACATGTTGAACGCGCCCTGCGAAACGCTGTGATTCACGGTCGCGTCGCCGAACGTGCAGAGCATGATGCTGTCGCGCGGGATTTCCCCATGCGCCCCGACAATCGGAGAGACGTTCAGCCGCTTGCAGCGCTCCAGCGCCAGCGCCGCACCGACCGACTTGGGCAATTGGCTGGCGATCGTGCTCGTCTGCGGCAACACGCACAGCGGCGCGCTGCCCCACACCTTGTGCCGCCCGCCCGAGATGGGGTCGAGCGTGCTGGCCATGAACGACAGCAGCGTGTCGCGGATGAAGTCGGCCCCGATCTGCCGCGAGCGCTCGGCCATGAGCGCCCCGGCGCGGTAGTGCAGGAAAGCGGGGTCGCTGAAGCGCAGCGCCCGCCCCAGCACGGCATTGCCCTCGTGCCCGCTGGAGCCGATGGTGTAGAAGCCGCGATTGCTCTTCCGCAGCTCGCGGGCCATCAGATCGAGCCGGCGGCTGAGCACCTGCGACTCGAACAGCTCCGAGAGCACGCGCCCGGTGATGTCGGGCGTGTCGGCGCCGACCGGCTCATCCAAGGGCCGGCGGGCGCGTGCGTGACAGGTCTGTGCGGCTTGCTGACAGAACTGCACGAAGTTGCGGTCCACCACTTCGGCACGGTTCATCGTAAACGCGGGCGCGGCCATAGGGCGGGAAGTATAGCGGGCCGGTCCGTTCGGCCGCAGTCGCCGATGGGGATATTCGTTCAGCGCGCGGCGCGCTCCAGCAGCGCGCGGACTTCCGGCGGAATTGAGATGGATGCGAACCGCCCGGCCTGCATGCGGGCGCAGACGGCCGTGGTCTCCGCCAGAGCCAGGCGCTGGCCGGCGCGGGAAAACTCGACCTGAAAGGTGTAGGACTTCTGCCCAACGCGCGTGACGCGCAGCGACAGGTCGATTTCATCTTCAAACCGGGCCGGACCATCGTACTCACAGCGGGTCGCCACCCGCGGCCAACTGATGGCGCCTTCGACGGCGTGCGCGTCCTGCACGATGCTCATGCCCAGCGAGCGCCAGAAGGCGTGCTCGATGTCCTCCATCCAGCGGTAGTAGTTGGAGAAGTGCATCACGCCCGCCAGGTCCGTCTCGCTGAAGGCCACGCGCCGCGTAATGTTGAAGCAAGATTCGCCCATGATTACCTGCCGGCCAGAGAGTCTGTGAGTTTCTTTCGCGTGGAACGGGCATCGTGCCCGTTTCTGAGGCCGCACGGACGGGCGAGACGCCCGTCCCACCCAAATGTTCAGAACTCAGAGGCCGGCTTCTCAGGCTACCGCGGGGCGCCGCGTGACGCTACGGCGGCGGCGCCTTGGGTTGCGTGACAGTTTGGCGGGGTCGCAATCCGAGCCCCAAGCGCGAGCGCGCGGGTGTTTAGGCGAGTGTCACCCAACTCTGAAAATGCCCACGCGCTTGCGCTTGGGGCTCGGGTCCCGGCGGGCCGCCGCCCAAACTGTCAGACACCCGGCGCCTTGCGGCGGGCGGCCAGGATGGCGCGGACGAGATCGGGCGGCACATCGCGGCAAGGGTCGGCCTCGTCGCCGCCGGCGGCGCGCGCCAGGGCAATCGTGGTGCGGTAAGACTTGAGGTACGCGACACAGGGCGGGCAAACCGACAGATGGTTCTCGAAGGCGCGCAGCTCGTCGACC contains:
- a CDS encoding 1,4-dihydroxy-2-naphthoyl-CoA hydrolase, producing MGESCFNITRRVAFSETDLAGVMHFSNYYRWMEDIEHAFWRSLGMSIVQDAHAVEGAISWPRVATRCEYDGPARFEDEIDLSLRVTRVGQKSYTFQVEFSRAGQRLALAETTAVCARMQAGRFASISIPPEVRALLERAAR